The Streptomyces sp. HSG2 genome has a segment encoding these proteins:
- a CDS encoding EamA family transporter gives MTSACHHGPVFTSDSAPGGRAKGAGVGLALASAVAFGGSGVAAKPLIEAGLDPLHVVWLRVAGAALVMLPLAWRHRSLVRRHPGLLAGFGLLAVAGVQACYFAAISRIPVGVALLVEYLGPALLLGWVRFVQRRPVTRAAAVGVVLAVTGLACVVEVWSGLGFDALGLLFALGAACCQVGYFVLADRGGDAGEGAPEPLGVIAYGLLTGAALLTVVARPWNMDWTVLTRDVPMNGTPVAASLLLAWTVLMATVLAYVTGVLAVRRLSPQIAGVVAFLEAVVAATLAWVLLDERLSTPQLVGGVLVLTGAFVAQTATPVRAAPQPVASGGPRRESSAREPAA, from the coding sequence ATGACGTCGGCCTGTCATCATGGGCCGGTGTTCACGTCAGACAGTGCGCCCGGTGGCCGGGCCAAGGGCGCGGGTGTCGGTTTGGCCCTGGCGTCGGCGGTCGCCTTCGGCGGCTCCGGTGTCGCCGCCAAACCCCTCATCGAGGCGGGTCTCGACCCGCTCCACGTGGTGTGGCTCCGCGTCGCCGGAGCGGCGCTGGTGATGCTCCCGCTCGCCTGGCGCCACCGCTCCCTGGTGCGCCGCCACCCGGGTCTGCTCGCGGGCTTCGGGTTGCTGGCCGTCGCCGGCGTGCAGGCCTGCTACTTCGCGGCCATCTCCCGGATCCCGGTCGGCGTGGCGCTCCTCGTCGAGTATCTCGGCCCCGCGCTGCTCCTGGGCTGGGTGCGCTTCGTCCAGCGCCGCCCGGTGACCCGGGCCGCCGCCGTCGGCGTGGTCCTGGCCGTCACGGGGCTCGCCTGCGTCGTGGAGGTCTGGTCCGGGCTCGGTTTCGACGCCCTCGGTCTGCTCTTCGCGCTCGGCGCCGCCTGTTGCCAGGTCGGCTACTTCGTCCTGGCCGATCGGGGCGGTGACGCGGGCGAGGGCGCTCCGGAGCCGCTCGGCGTCATCGCGTACGGACTGCTGACCGGGGCCGCCCTCCTCACCGTCGTCGCCCGGCCCTGGAACATGGACTGGACGGTGCTGACGAGGGACGTTCCGATGAACGGCACACCGGTCGCCGCGTCGCTCCTGCTCGCCTGGACCGTGCTCATGGCGACCGTGCTGGCCTACGTCACCGGTGTGCTCGCGGTACGTCGACTCTCACCGCAGATCGCCGGCGTGGTGGCGTTCCTGGAAGCGGTCGTGGCCGCGACCCTCGCGTGGGTACTGCTCGACGAGCGACTCTCGACCCCGCAGCTCGTCGGTGGCGTTCTCGTCCTGACCGGCGCGTTCGTCGCCCAGACCGCGACCCCGGTCCGAGCCGCACCGCAACCGGTGGCCTCGGGCGGGCCCCGTCGGGAGTCCTCCGCCCGGGAGCCCGCGGCGTAG
- a CDS encoding pyridoxamine 5'-phosphate oxidase family protein: protein MMTPGELDAFLTAERTCRVATVSADGAPHVSTLWFAWDGRSLWMYSVVRSKRWVDLARDPRVAIVVDTGEDYDELRGAELSGTVARVGEVPRTGELCAELDVPETLFARKNFGLEEMPHDGRHAWLRLTPRKVVSWDFRKLGPR from the coding sequence ATGATGACGCCCGGTGAGCTGGACGCCTTCCTCACCGCCGAACGGACCTGTCGGGTGGCCACCGTTTCCGCGGACGGCGCTCCCCATGTGAGCACGTTGTGGTTCGCCTGGGACGGCCGTTCCCTGTGGATGTACTCGGTGGTGCGCAGCAAGCGCTGGGTCGACCTCGCTCGTGACCCGAGGGTGGCGATCGTGGTGGACACCGGCGAGGACTACGACGAGCTGCGCGGCGCCGAGCTGTCCGGCACGGTCGCGCGGGTGGGCGAGGTTCCGCGCACCGGGGAACTCTGCGCCGAGCTGGACGTCCCGGAGACGCTGTTCGCCCGCAAGAACTTCGGGTTGGAGGAGATGCCGCACGACGGCCGGCACGCCTGGTTGCGGCTGACCCCGCGGAAGGTGGTGTCCTGGGACTTCCGCAAGTTGGGCCCCCGGTAG
- the ung gene encoding uracil-DNA glycosylase, which yields MTDMALLPESWREVLGDELRRPYFEKLMDFVEEERARGPVYPPREEVFAALEATPFDRVRVLVLGQDPYHGEGQGHGLCFSVRPGVRVPPSLRNIYKELHADLGVPVPDNGCLLPWARQGVLLLNAVLTVRAGEANSHKGRGWEQFTDAVIRAVAERPDPAVFVLWGNYAQKKAGLIDETRHVVVRGAHPSPLSARRFLGTRPFTRIDEAVARQGHEPIDWSLPSVG from the coding sequence GTGACCGATATGGCCCTGCTTCCCGAATCCTGGCGCGAGGTGTTGGGAGACGAGCTCCGCCGACCCTATTTCGAGAAGCTGATGGACTTCGTCGAGGAGGAGCGGGCTCGCGGCCCGGTGTACCCGCCCAGGGAAGAGGTCTTCGCGGCGCTGGAGGCCACCCCGTTCGACCGGGTGAGGGTCCTGGTGCTCGGCCAGGACCCCTATCACGGCGAGGGGCAGGGACACGGCCTCTGCTTCTCGGTCCGTCCCGGCGTGCGCGTCCCGCCGTCCCTGCGGAACATCTACAAGGAACTCCACGCGGATCTCGGCGTCCCCGTCCCGGACAACGGCTGTCTCCTTCCCTGGGCCCGGCAAGGCGTGCTCCTCCTCAACGCGGTGCTCACGGTCCGCGCGGGCGAGGCCAACTCGCACAAGGGCCGGGGCTGGGAACAGTTCACCGATGCCGTGATCCGCGCGGTGGCGGAGCGCCCCGACCCGGCGGTGTTCGTCCTCTGGGGCAACTACGCGCAGAAGAAGGCCGGGCTGATCGACGAGACCCGCCACGTGGTGGTCAGAGGCGCACATCCCTCCCCCCTGTCCGCGCGGCGGTTCCTCGGCACCCGGCCGTTCACCCGCATCGACGAGGCGGTCGCTCGACAAGGGCACGAGCCGATCGACTGGAGCCTGCCCTCTGTGGGGTGA
- a CDS encoding DUF3037 domain-containing protein, whose protein sequence is MTGAPDGGRHVFEYALLRAVPRAERGECLNVGVLVHCRARSAIVARTHLDEARVLAVDPRVDMASLRAALSAVERVCEGGQAAGQAAGEDPGRRFGWLVAPRSTVLRPGPVHTGLTVDPVAEAERLLDLLVR, encoded by the coding sequence GTGACCGGAGCTCCGGACGGGGGGCGCCACGTCTTCGAGTACGCGCTCCTTCGCGCCGTCCCCCGGGCCGAGCGGGGCGAGTGTCTCAATGTCGGGGTTCTGGTGCACTGTCGGGCCCGCTCCGCGATCGTCGCCCGGACCCATCTCGACGAGGCCCGAGTCCTGGCCGTCGACCCGCGGGTGGACATGGCTTCCCTCCGGGCCGCGTTGAGCGCCGTGGAGAGGGTCTGCGAGGGTGGGCAGGCCGCCGGTCAGGCGGCCGGGGAGGACCCCGGCAGGCGATTCGGCTGGTTGGTCGCGCCGCGCTCCACGGTCCTGCGGCCGGGGCCCGTGCACACCGGCCTCACCGTCGACCCCGTCGCGGAGGCGGAGCGGCTGCTGGACCTGCTCGTCCGGTAG
- the fabG gene encoding 3-oxoacyl-ACP reductase FabG, whose translation MPTTEQRVAVVTGAARGIGAATAVRLAAEGRAVAVLDLDEAACGDTVERISAAGGRAIAIGCDVSDATRVDSAVARITEELGAPTILVNNAGVLRDNLLYKMSVSDWDTVMNVHLRGAFLMTKACQKHMVDAGFGRVVNLSSSSALGNRGQVNYSAAKAGLQGFTKTLAKELGKFGVTANAVAPGFIATDMTAATAERVGMGFEDFKTAAASQIPVQRVGEPDDIANAIAFFTGDAAGFVSGQVLYVAGGPLD comes from the coding sequence ATGCCCACCACCGAGCAGCGGGTCGCCGTCGTCACGGGCGCCGCGCGCGGCATCGGCGCGGCCACCGCCGTACGGCTCGCGGCGGAAGGTCGCGCCGTCGCCGTGCTCGACCTCGACGAGGCCGCCTGCGGCGACACCGTGGAGCGGATCAGCGCCGCGGGAGGCCGGGCCATCGCCATCGGCTGCGACGTCTCGGACGCCACGCGGGTGGACAGCGCCGTCGCGCGGATCACCGAGGAACTCGGCGCGCCCACCATCCTCGTCAACAACGCCGGCGTCCTGCGGGACAACCTGCTCTACAAGATGAGCGTCTCCGACTGGGACACGGTCATGAACGTCCACCTGCGCGGCGCCTTCCTGATGACCAAGGCGTGCCAGAAGCACATGGTGGACGCCGGCTTCGGACGTGTCGTCAACCTCTCCTCCTCGTCGGCCCTGGGCAACCGCGGCCAGGTCAACTACTCCGCTGCCAAGGCGGGCCTCCAAGGCTTCACCAAGACCCTCGCCAAGGAACTGGGCAAGTTCGGTGTGACCGCCAACGCGGTCGCCCCGGGCTTCATCGCCACCGACATGACCGCGGCCACCGCCGAACGCGTCGGGATGGGATTCGAGGACTTCAAGACGGCCGCCGCGTCCCAGATCCCCGTCCAGCGGGTGGGCGAGCCGGACGACATCGCCAACGCCATCGCCTTCTTCACCGGCGACGCCGCCGGCTTCGTCTCCGGCCAGGTGCTGTACGTCGCCGGCGGACCGCTCGACTGA
- a CDS encoding SDR family oxidoreductase → MTSQQPPELSGKAALVTGASRGIGYGIAEALVARGDRVCITGRDEKTLREAVERLGADRVIGVAGKAHDEAHQRIAVDRAMEAFGRLDHLVNNAGTNPVFGPIADLDLNAARKVFETNVLSALAFSQRTWHAWQKDNGGTIVNIASVAGLAPSPFIGAYGVSKAALVNLTLQLAHEFAPAVRVNAIAPAVVKTRFAQALYEGREAEASAGYPLKRLGVPSDIGGAAAFLTSEQADWITGQTLVVDGGLFLDAGMS, encoded by the coding sequence ATGACTTCGCAGCAACCTCCCGAACTCTCGGGGAAGGCGGCCCTCGTGACGGGGGCCAGCCGGGGCATCGGCTACGGCATCGCCGAGGCGCTGGTGGCGCGCGGCGACCGGGTCTGCATCACCGGCCGCGACGAGAAGACCCTCCGTGAGGCCGTGGAGCGACTGGGCGCCGACCGGGTGATCGGAGTGGCGGGCAAGGCCCACGACGAGGCACACCAGCGAATCGCCGTCGACCGCGCCATGGAGGCCTTCGGCCGCCTCGACCACCTCGTCAACAACGCCGGCACCAACCCCGTCTTCGGCCCCATCGCCGACCTGGACCTGAACGCCGCCCGCAAGGTCTTCGAGACCAACGTCCTCTCGGCGCTCGCGTTCTCTCAACGAACCTGGCACGCCTGGCAGAAGGACAACGGAGGCACGATCGTGAACATCGCCTCCGTGGCGGGCCTCGCGCCCTCCCCGTTCATCGGGGCCTACGGTGTCAGCAAGGCGGCCCTGGTGAATCTGACACTGCAACTGGCGCACGAGTTCGCCCCCGCGGTGCGGGTCAACGCCATCGCCCCGGCCGTCGTCAAGACCAGGTTCGCCCAGGCGCTGTACGAGGGCCGGGAGGCCGAGGCATCGGCCGGCTATCCGCTCAAGCGACTCGGCGTTCCTTCCGACATCGGCGGCGCCGCCGCCTTCCTCACCTCCGAGCAGGCCGACTGGATCACCGGCCAGACTCTGGTGGTCGACGGTGGGCTCTTCCTCGACGCCGGGATGTCCTGA
- a CDS encoding Rieske (2Fe-2S) protein has protein sequence MTSTPLQPGTGPARRTVVAAAGVAGIAAALSACSGADSGTAQGSGVVEESNGASAEAGSGTEGSAAAPLASVSDIPEGGGKVFPDRKVVVTQPVAGDFKAFSATCTHQGCAVKSVADGVINCPCHDSNFSATDGSVRSGPATEPLPAVRITVTGDSIALA, from the coding sequence GTGACCAGCACACCGCTTCAGCCAGGAACCGGACCGGCTCGGCGCACCGTCGTCGCCGCGGCGGGGGTGGCGGGGATCGCCGCCGCCCTCTCGGCGTGTTCGGGTGCGGACTCCGGGACGGCCCAGGGCTCGGGCGTCGTCGAGGAATCGAACGGAGCGTCCGCCGAGGCGGGGTCGGGGACCGAAGGGAGCGCCGCCGCCCCGCTCGCCTCGGTGTCGGACATCCCCGAGGGCGGTGGCAAGGTGTTCCCCGACCGGAAAGTGGTGGTCACCCAGCCGGTCGCGGGCGACTTCAAGGCCTTCTCGGCCACTTGCACCCATCAGGGGTGCGCGGTCAAGAGCGTGGCCGACGGGGTCATCAACTGCCCGTGCCACGACAGCAACTTCTCCGCGACGGACGGCAGTGTGCGCAGTGGCCCGGCGACGGAACCGCTGCCCGCGGTGCGAATCACCGTGACCGGCGACTCGATCGCCCTTGCCTGA
- a CDS encoding PadR family transcriptional regulator → MGAHGHERGRGGRSGGQAGHCGCGRDGFEARRSAFGAGGHGGRGGPFGTAFGPGPWGGRGRGGPRGRARRGDVRASLLALLRSRPMHGYEMIQEIAERSDGAWKPSPGSVYPTLQLLEDEGLIVSESEGGKKLYSLTEQGRAAAEDGPEAPWEEASRGVDWEGLNDIRQAGFGLLEAFGQVWKTGSKEQREKALAVVGDARKRLYLILADEDR, encoded by the coding sequence ATGGGCGCACACGGACACGAGCGTGGCCGCGGCGGTCGGAGCGGTGGTCAGGCGGGCCACTGCGGATGCGGCAGAGACGGGTTCGAGGCGCGCCGTTCCGCCTTCGGCGCGGGTGGACACGGCGGCCGCGGCGGGCCGTTCGGGACCGCCTTCGGGCCGGGCCCCTGGGGTGGTCGCGGACGAGGCGGGCCGCGAGGTCGGGCGCGCCGTGGCGACGTGCGCGCCTCGCTCCTGGCCTTGCTGAGGAGTCGGCCCATGCACGGCTACGAGATGATCCAGGAGATCGCCGAACGGAGCGACGGTGCCTGGAAGCCGAGCCCCGGATCGGTCTACCCGACCCTTCAACTCCTCGAGGACGAGGGTCTGATCGTCAGCGAGAGCGAAGGCGGCAAGAAGCTGTACTCGCTGACGGAGCAGGGTCGCGCGGCGGCCGAGGACGGGCCGGAGGCCCCGTGGGAGGAGGCCTCCCGCGGGGTGGACTGGGAAGGGCTCAACGACATCCGTCAGGCCGGCTTCGGTCTGCTGGAGGCCTTCGGTCAGGTCTGGAAGACCGGAAGCAAGGAACAGCGGGAGAAGGCCCTCGCCGTCGTCGGGGACGCGCGAAAGAGGCTCTACCTGATCCTCGCGGACGAGGACCGGTAG
- a CDS encoding glutamate-cysteine ligase family protein, with protein MGEKVEAGRFDLSDRRRYRDKLRRCLRGLERLLAEQRFDSPRNLMGVEIELNLVGADGMPRMLNAQVLERIASRDFQTELAMFNLEVNVSPHRLAGRVLDHLAEEIRTSLAYADRKAGELSASVVMIGILPTLDRDDLVSSNLSAVDRYAMLNEQIVTARGEDFELDIDGVERLACTSKSIAPEAACTSVQLHLQVTPERFADVWNAAQAVAAAQIAIGANSPFLFGRELWRESRPPLFRQSTDTRPPELRAQGVRPRTWFGERWVNSAHDLFEENLRYYPSLLPICDEEDPLDVLDRGGVPSLAELALHNGTVYRWNRPVYDVADGVPHLRVENRVLPAGPTVADVLANAAFYYGVVRALADQPRPLWGRLPFEAAAANFDAACREGIEAVLTWPRRGRHGGTAPIDAATLVLEELLPLAHAGLDAWGIEPADRDLYLGVVEERCRRRVNGASWQASTFHRALESGMSREAALAAMTRRYRELACLGDPVHRWPVGLPDPVPLA; from the coding sequence ATGGGGGAGAAGGTCGAGGCAGGTCGGTTCGACCTGTCCGATCGCCGGCGCTACCGGGACAAGCTCAGGCGATGCCTGAGGGGGCTGGAGCGCCTCCTGGCGGAGCAGCGGTTCGACAGCCCCAGGAACCTGATGGGTGTGGAGATCGAACTCAACCTCGTCGGTGCCGACGGCATGCCGAGAATGTTGAACGCGCAAGTCCTGGAGCGCATTGCCAGTCGCGACTTCCAGACCGAACTGGCCATGTTCAATCTGGAGGTCAACGTCAGTCCGCACCGCTTGGCGGGGCGGGTTCTCGATCACCTCGCCGAGGAAATTCGCACCTCGCTGGCATATGCCGACCGGAAAGCCGGTGAACTGTCGGCGAGCGTGGTGATGATCGGTATTCTTCCCACCCTCGACCGTGACGACCTCGTCTCGTCGAACCTCTCCGCCGTCGATCGCTACGCCATGCTCAACGAGCAGATCGTCACCGCGCGAGGAGAGGACTTCGAGTTGGACATCGACGGGGTCGAGCGGCTCGCCTGTACCTCGAAGTCCATCGCGCCCGAGGCGGCCTGCACGTCGGTGCAGCTCCACCTCCAGGTCACTCCCGAGCGGTTCGCCGACGTCTGGAACGCGGCGCAGGCGGTGGCCGCCGCGCAGATCGCGATCGGTGCCAACTCCCCCTTCCTCTTCGGTCGGGAGCTCTGGCGCGAGTCCCGGCCCCCGCTCTTCCGGCAGTCCACCGACACCCGCCCGCCGGAGTTGCGGGCACAGGGGGTCCGGCCCCGCACGTGGTTCGGCGAGCGGTGGGTGAACTCCGCCCACGACCTCTTCGAGGAGAACCTCCGGTACTACCCGTCCCTGCTGCCGATCTGCGACGAGGAGGACCCCCTCGACGTGCTCGACCGCGGCGGTGTGCCGTCGCTGGCCGAGCTGGCGCTCCACAACGGCACCGTCTACCGCTGGAACCGCCCCGTCTACGACGTCGCCGACGGAGTGCCGCACCTGAGAGTGGAGAACCGGGTTCTGCCGGCCGGCCCCACCGTCGCCGACGTGTTGGCCAACGCCGCCTTCTACTACGGCGTCGTGCGGGCCCTCGCCGACCAGCCGCGTCCGCTGTGGGGCCGGCTGCCGTTCGAGGCGGCCGCCGCGAACTTCGACGCCGCGTGCCGGGAGGGCATCGAGGCCGTTCTCACCTGGCCGCGTCGGGGGCGTCACGGAGGAACCGCGCCAATCGACGCCGCGACACTGGTGCTGGAGGAGTTGCTGCCGCTGGCCCACGCGGGCCTGGACGCCTGGGGTATCGAGCCTGCCGATCGGGACCTGTACCTGGGTGTGGTCGAGGAGCGATGCAGGCGCCGGGTCAACGGGGCGTCCTGGCAGGCGTCGACGTTCCATCGCGCCCTGGAGTCGGGGATGTCGCGCGAGGCGGCGCTCGCCGCGATGACCCGCCGCTACCGCGAGTTGGCCTGTCTGGGAGACCCCGTCCACCGGTGGCCGGTGGGACTGCCCGACCCGGTGCCGTTGGCGTGA
- a CDS encoding HipA family kinase: protein MLNHVCATRYIAPLREGGSLPGLIETDDLDTYVLKFTGAGQGRKTLVAEVVCGELARRLGLRVPRLATVDLDPVLGLGEADPEVQELLRNSGGVNLGVEYLSGALGFDPLAFSVTSEEAGRVVWFDALVGNVDRSWRNPNLLRHDGEIWLVDHGASMIWHHNWPRAGVSAARPYDASDHALLRFDPDVAGAAADLAPRVTADLLAEVTGLIPDAWLADEPGFPTHDDVRRAYVGPLLARAATVHTRIEGAS, encoded by the coding sequence ATGCTCAACCATGTCTGTGCGACCCGCTACATCGCGCCGCTGCGCGAGGGCGGCTCGCTGCCGGGACTGATCGAGACCGACGACCTGGACACGTACGTCCTCAAGTTCACCGGCGCGGGCCAGGGACGCAAGACCCTGGTCGCCGAGGTGGTCTGCGGTGAACTCGCCCGGCGCTTGGGGCTGCGGGTCCCCCGACTGGCCACGGTGGACCTCGACCCGGTCCTCGGCCTCGGCGAGGCCGACCCGGAGGTGCAGGAACTCCTCAGGAACAGTGGTGGTGTCAACCTCGGTGTGGAGTACCTCTCCGGTGCCCTGGGTTTCGATCCGTTGGCCTTCTCCGTGACCTCGGAGGAGGCGGGGCGTGTCGTGTGGTTCGACGCTCTCGTCGGCAACGTGGACCGATCCTGGCGCAACCCGAACCTGCTGCGACACGACGGGGAGATCTGGCTCGTCGACCACGGAGCGAGCATGATCTGGCACCACAACTGGCCCCGCGCCGGGGTGTCCGCCGCCCGACCCTACGACGCGTCCGACCACGCCTTGCTCCGCTTCGACCCGGATGTCGCCGGCGCGGCGGCCGACCTCGCGCCCCGGGTCACCGCGGATCTCCTCGCGGAGGTCACGGGGCTGATCCCCGACGCCTGGCTGGCCGACGAGCCGGGCTTCCCGACCCACGACGACGTGCGCCGTGCCTATGTCGGCCCCCTGCTCGCCCGCGCCGCCACCGTGCACACCCGCATCGAGGGGGCGTCGTGA
- a CDS encoding type II CAAX endopeptidase family protein gives MEAGVQAEADPLGDPLSPWRPERPPRRVLRDETLLVLALSLGASGVAALISFVGSVTRPGGLKDQAATLNASAAPGRPWLDLAWQLFGIATALVPVALVAHLLLREGKGLRVLGFDLRRPWTDLGRGAAVAAVVGSTGIAFYLAARALGFNLTVVPEALPEVWWKYPVLVLSAVQNSVLEEVIVLGYLLRRLDQAGWSPRASMATSALLRGSYHLYQGVGGFIGNVAMGVLFVYLYRRWGRVGPLVVAHALLDIGAFVGYGLLAGKVGWLPTA, from the coding sequence ATGGAGGCTGGTGTGCAGGCGGAGGCGGACCCGTTGGGCGACCCCCTTTCCCCATGGCGTCCGGAGCGGCCACCACGGCGCGTCCTGCGCGACGAGACGCTGCTCGTCCTGGCGCTCTCTCTGGGCGCGAGCGGCGTCGCCGCTCTGATCAGCTTCGTCGGATCGGTCACCCGGCCGGGCGGGCTCAAGGACCAGGCGGCCACACTGAACGCGTCGGCCGCCCCCGGCCGCCCCTGGCTCGACCTGGCCTGGCAGCTCTTCGGAATCGCCACCGCCCTGGTTCCGGTCGCCCTCGTCGCGCACCTGCTGTTGCGGGAGGGGAAGGGCCTACGGGTGCTGGGGTTCGACCTGCGACGGCCTTGGACCGACCTGGGGCGCGGCGCCGCGGTCGCCGCCGTCGTCGGAAGCACCGGCATCGCCTTCTACCTGGCCGCCCGCGCACTCGGCTTCAACCTCACCGTGGTGCCCGAGGCGCTTCCCGAGGTGTGGTGGAAGTACCCGGTGCTCGTGCTCTCGGCGGTACAGAACTCCGTGCTGGAGGAGGTGATCGTCCTGGGCTATCTCCTGCGTCGGCTGGACCAGGCGGGGTGGTCGCCTCGGGCCTCCATGGCCACCAGTGCCCTGCTGCGCGGTTCCTACCACCTCTATCAGGGCGTCGGCGGGTTCATCGGAAACGTCGCCATGGGCGTCCTCTTCGTGTACTTGTACCGGCGCTGGGGACGGGTGGGCCCGCTGGTCGTGGCCCACGCCCTGCTCGACATCGGGGCGTTCGTCGGGTACGGCCTTCTGGCGGGCAAGGTGGGCTGGCTGCCCACCGCGTGA